In one window of Oceanispirochaeta sp. M1 DNA:
- a CDS encoding bifunctional diguanylate cyclase/phosphodiesterase — MAFNLNLFILYFSFGLLSGGFLLFLSTALRFPERKYQSVLFMTSVSLLYNISEILVVLFDGTGHFQASLITDYIQQIIRLGYFIAIPYFIDSYFDVSPSYELFNKKVFTACKVLTAVLLLTAVFLPELYTDSLRHLKDSPLTAFRGEPGIIYMISEVILFPLILYMGWTSITAVRRVNRSNEMRTLMLGILISILFFSSAISKTLFGSFFPPFNYGDYSRTNTGLMVFTVSVIWAIFRMFLTRARDTEETQKKLQVSDKRLYSMVYIDKLTGLSNRHAFFRDAEEIKKSGGLKGSTLILININNFRDINESFGSAEGDEILSEIANLFISRLNQRMSVYRFGGDEFAFFNPFSESEQKCIESTLTIQKWISEPIITENHTYSLNCSAGLFRSMGDTLNVDDMLKNCSSALRKAKHFKTGLTVFNTSLEDEVVNRIKMVMNLKEGIRNNEFHLMYQPIVNSEGVISSLEALIRWNHATGHARPPSEFIPVAEAAGLMPELGELILNLFFKDHLLIREFLPDAVISLNISPAQLFSNGLYEFIRDSFEYHAVDTSKIQVEVTETTFISNYNRVFTMMNQLRSLGIIVALDDFGTGYSSLQHLQKMPVDVIKIDKSFIDDITENKQTVSIVKTIVDLAAALELKTIVEGVETAEQFKILKAQGCEYYQGYYFHKPLILRDLKKVSTTENEVII, encoded by the coding sequence ATGGCCTTCAATTTAAATCTATTTATTCTTTATTTCTCCTTCGGTCTTTTATCCGGTGGTTTCTTGCTTTTTTTATCAACAGCACTCCGCTTCCCCGAAAGAAAATATCAATCAGTATTATTCATGACCTCTGTGTCTCTTCTCTATAACATCTCTGAGATACTGGTTGTTCTTTTCGATGGAACAGGACATTTCCAAGCCTCATTAATTACTGATTATATTCAGCAGATAATCCGGTTGGGATACTTCATTGCCATCCCATATTTTATTGATTCCTATTTTGATGTCAGTCCGTCATATGAATTGTTTAACAAAAAAGTATTCACTGCCTGCAAGGTGCTGACAGCAGTTCTCCTGTTAACGGCCGTCTTTCTTCCAGAACTCTATACCGATAGCCTCAGGCATCTCAAAGATTCACCTCTGACTGCATTCAGGGGAGAACCGGGTATCATCTATATGATTTCTGAAGTGATTCTCTTTCCTCTGATTCTGTACATGGGTTGGACCTCTATAACTGCGGTACGAAGAGTAAATAGATCAAATGAGATGAGAACCCTTATGCTGGGGATTCTTATTTCAATATTGTTCTTCAGCTCTGCCATCTCCAAAACCCTTTTTGGATCATTCTTTCCCCCTTTCAATTATGGTGACTATTCGAGAACAAATACGGGACTTATGGTATTTACGGTTTCCGTAATCTGGGCGATTTTCAGAATGTTCCTCACGAGAGCCAGAGATACAGAAGAGACTCAGAAAAAGCTGCAGGTAAGCGATAAGAGACTCTACTCCATGGTTTATATAGATAAACTTACAGGTTTATCCAACCGACATGCTTTTTTCAGAGATGCCGAAGAGATAAAAAAATCAGGGGGCCTGAAAGGTTCCACTCTGATCCTGATCAACATTAATAATTTCAGAGATATCAATGAGTCATTCGGCAGTGCTGAAGGTGATGAGATTCTCAGTGAAATTGCCAACCTTTTCATTTCACGTCTTAATCAGAGAATGTCGGTGTACCGTTTCGGTGGAGACGAGTTCGCATTTTTCAATCCTTTCTCTGAGAGTGAACAAAAATGCATTGAATCCACACTGACTATTCAGAAATGGATTTCTGAACCGATTATTACCGAAAACCATACATATTCCCTGAACTGTTCTGCAGGTCTTTTCAGAAGCATGGGAGACACTTTGAATGTTGATGATATGCTGAAAAACTGTTCCAGTGCCCTGAGAAAGGCCAAACATTTTAAAACAGGACTGACAGTTTTCAACACAAGCCTGGAAGATGAAGTGGTAAACCGGATCAAAATGGTTATGAATCTTAAAGAGGGAATCAGAAATAATGAATTCCATCTTATGTATCAGCCCATCGTAAACAGTGAGGGAGTAATAAGCTCTCTGGAGGCTCTTATTCGATGGAATCATGCCACAGGACATGCCAGACCGCCCTCAGAGTTTATTCCGGTAGCAGAAGCAGCGGGACTGATGCCCGAACTGGGAGAGCTCATCCTGAATCTGTTTTTTAAAGACCATCTCCTTATAAGGGAATTTCTCCCCGATGCAGTGATCAGTCTCAATATCTCCCCTGCTCAACTTTTTTCAAACGGATTATATGAATTTATCAGGGACAGCTTTGAATACCATGCTGTTGATACATCAAAAATTCAAGTAGAAGTAACGGAAACAACCTTTATAAGCAACTACAACAGAGTGTTTACCATGATGAATCAGTTACGCAGTCTGGGAATTATTGTGGCTCTGGATGATTTCGGTACAGGTTACTCATCCCTACAGCATCTGCAGAAAATGCCTGTTGACGTCATTAAAATTGATAAGTCATTTATTGATGATATTACGGAAAACAAACAGACAGTCTCTATTGTAAAAACAATAGTTGATCTGGCTGCTGCACTTGAATTAAAAACCATAGTGGAAGGTGTGGAAACTGCAGAACAGTTCAAGATCCTCAAAGCTCAGGGATGTGAGTATTATCAGGGGTATTATTTCCATAAACCCCTGATCCTCAGAGACCTCAAAAAGGTCAGTACAACTGAAAATGAAGTTATAATCTGA
- the thrH gene encoding bifunctional phosphoserine phosphatase/homoserine phosphotransferase ThrH, with protein MKLVCLDLEGVLVPEIWINVAKKTGIEELKLTTRDIPDYDVLMNKRLGILKEHNLKLKDIQEVIATMDPLPGAYEFSMALRSRTQMIILSDTFDQFASPLMKKLEWPTLFCNTLIVDEKDRITGYSLRQKDGKKKAIEAFHSSGFETLAAGDSYNDLTMIKTADKGLFFRSPDSIKKENPEIKAVDEYKDLLAAVNEFIDQ; from the coding sequence ATGAAATTAGTCTGCCTGGATCTGGAAGGTGTTCTGGTCCCCGAAATATGGATAAATGTTGCCAAGAAAACAGGAATAGAAGAGCTGAAGCTTACTACCCGGGATATTCCGGATTACGATGTTCTGATGAATAAACGCCTGGGTATTCTCAAAGAACATAATTTGAAACTTAAAGATATACAGGAAGTTATCGCAACTATGGACCCATTACCGGGAGCCTATGAATTCAGCATGGCTCTCCGCTCCCGGACACAGATGATAATTTTATCAGATACATTTGATCAGTTTGCATCTCCTCTTATGAAGAAACTGGAGTGGCCCACCCTTTTCTGCAACACCCTGATTGTTGATGAAAAAGACAGAATCACCGGTTACAGCCTCAGACAGAAAGACGGGAAGAAAAAAGCAATTGAAGCCTTCCATTCAAGTGGTTTTGAGACATTAGCCGCCGGAGATTCATACAACGATCTCACAATGATTAAGACTGCGGACAAAGGTCTCTTCTTCCGCTCTCCCGATTCAATCAAAAAAGAAAATCCTGAAATAAAAGCCGTAGATGAGTATAA
- a CDS encoding solute carrier family 23 protein, with product MSEVRIDVQDKPVLKEWIPLSIQHVFAMFGATVLVPMLTGLSPSVALFTSGIGTLLYIFITKGKVPAYLGSSFAFIAPLIAISSSPDFGVAYALGGSFCVGLFYCLISLIISRFGIGWMDRLLPPVVIGSIIIVIGLKLAPVAMDMAMTGGSGTYSLALFSIAIVTLAIAVVSSIVLKGFFNVIPILIGIIGGYVFTLIMGAFFPAYHLIDFSGVKAAAWFGLTKPVMPKFHWVPILTFLIVSLATIAEHLGDTLVLSKVVGRDFYKDPGLHRTLAGDGIATSFAALFGGPPNTTYGENIGVMAITRVYSVWVIGGAAVLALVLSFIQKFGALIQTIPVPVMGGVSMMLFGIIASAGIRTLVESGVDYGEKRHLTISSVILVIGIGGGMVKFPINSGLNFELSGVALAALVGIILNLVLPRSLDDIPEETAEEMIQDKLNQ from the coding sequence ATGTCAGAAGTTAGAATAGACGTACAGGATAAACCTGTACTCAAAGAGTGGATACCCCTGAGTATCCAGCATGTTTTTGCCATGTTCGGTGCAACCGTTCTGGTTCCAATGCTTACAGGACTCAGTCCCTCAGTGGCTCTTTTTACATCAGGTATCGGTACACTCCTGTACATCTTTATCACAAAAGGTAAGGTTCCCGCCTACCTGGGTTCCTCGTTTGCGTTTATAGCCCCTCTGATCGCTATCAGCTCTTCCCCTGATTTCGGGGTTGCCTACGCACTGGGTGGATCCTTCTGTGTCGGTCTTTTCTATTGTCTGATCTCATTGATCATCAGCCGTTTCGGTATAGGTTGGATGGACAGACTTCTGCCCCCAGTTGTTATCGGTTCCATCATTATTGTAATAGGACTGAAGCTTGCCCCTGTTGCCATGGACATGGCTATGACCGGCGGTTCCGGTACATACAGCCTGGCACTCTTCAGTATCGCCATTGTAACCCTGGCAATAGCCGTTGTATCGTCAATTGTCCTTAAGGGATTTTTCAATGTGATTCCTATTCTTATCGGAATCATAGGCGGATATGTGTTTACACTGATTATGGGTGCATTCTTTCCCGCATATCATCTTATCGATTTCAGCGGAGTTAAGGCGGCTGCATGGTTCGGTCTGACCAAACCTGTAATGCCAAAGTTTCACTGGGTTCCCATCCTGACTTTTCTTATTGTCTCTCTGGCTACTATTGCCGAACATCTGGGAGACACCCTGGTGCTCAGTAAGGTTGTAGGAAGGGACTTCTATAAAGATCCCGGTCTCCACAGAACTCTTGCAGGTGACGGTATTGCAACCTCTTTTGCTGCTCTTTTCGGTGGACCACCCAATACTACCTACGGTGAGAATATCGGTGTAATGGCTATTACCCGTGTTTACTCTGTATGGGTTATCGGCGGTGCGGCTGTGCTTGCGCTTGTTCTTTCATTTATCCAGAAGTTCGGTGCCCTGATTCAGACTATTCCCGTACCTGTTATGGGTGGAGTCAGTATGATGCTCTTTGGTATCATTGCTTCTGCGGGTATCAGAACTCTTGTAGAGAGCGGTGTGGACTACGGTGAAAAGCGTCACCTGACAATATCTTCTGTAATCCTGGTTATCGGAATCGGCGGCGGAATGGTTAAGTTTCCCATCAACAGCGGACTCAATTTTGAATTAAGCGGTGTTGCTCTTGCTGCTCTTGTCGGTATAATTCTTAACCTGGTTCTTCCCAGGAGTCTGGATGATATTCCCGAAGAGACGGCAGAAGAGATGATTCAGGATAAACTGAATCAATAA
- a CDS encoding bacteriohemerythrin — MPLIIVSILLVLSLILLFITILRRDKSIHAMVKRLEAGRTGSPLSKEKVSIPFVELRDALDQNSLAVGNLVRQQEESISRSERAGMRLSRNIEKAVISASQISINTEGNRQSAYKLFESVTEGSAAIEEIHASLGSFRKQNDRQNQSISETAAAIGSMNDSIQEVSGIASSRQERVNHLIKVTSDGSEKIQENEEVIRNIQKQVDDVLSLITVINDVASQTNLLSMNAAIEAAHAGDAGKGFAVVAEEIRSLAESTAQNSLSISDTLNKLVAQINRAGTISRESGESFREIENGAETVSEAFTEIHRNTDSLLSSSEQLSQATRDLQEISAEATASVHEIELGSEDINKVLLDSKRIASDLRDDMQQLTDESRVSNYNLTKVSGSYLKSNEAILEIMEARSQYLGQKNELENKLFISNLMVAHVNWMGLARSILDGKLNENDIKILDDRHCRLGKWIYSRGEEYIGDSVKYNKLKTLHSRLHESVHEIVKLKNTGNSADAEIEFRSLTELSQEIVQIIMTLGYSDFISWNDNLSVKVNEFDQHHKKLLKLISALFARMEEGSGNDVLAKTLSELIDYTAYHFGAEEKNFKEYNYPDSEAHIKQHNILVSKAKDLHRGITDNEGVLSIEVLDFLQDWVVNHINKTDKKYTEFFKGKKIRL, encoded by the coding sequence ATGCCTCTGATAATAGTAAGTATATTACTGGTCCTGAGTCTGATTCTGTTGTTTATAACCATTCTAAGAAGGGATAAAAGCATACATGCCATGGTTAAACGTTTGGAGGCAGGCAGGACGGGCAGTCCTCTTTCCAAAGAGAAAGTTTCTATTCCCTTTGTGGAACTCAGAGATGCTCTGGATCAGAATTCTCTGGCAGTGGGCAATCTTGTCCGCCAGCAGGAAGAAAGTATAAGCCGCAGTGAACGTGCGGGAATGCGTCTGTCCAGGAATATTGAAAAAGCCGTTATTTCTGCATCCCAGATCAGTATCAATACTGAGGGTAATCGGCAGAGTGCCTATAAATTATTTGAAAGTGTAACCGAAGGATCCGCTGCCATTGAGGAAATCCATGCCTCCCTGGGCAGTTTTAGAAAACAGAATGACAGACAGAACCAGTCTATCTCAGAGACCGCGGCCGCTATCGGGTCTATGAATGATTCCATACAGGAAGTTTCAGGTATTGCCTCCTCACGTCAGGAGAGAGTCAACCATCTTATCAAGGTAACCTCCGACGGAAGCGAAAAAATTCAGGAGAATGAAGAGGTTATCCGGAATATTCAGAAACAGGTAGATGATGTACTCTCCCTGATTACAGTTATTAATGATGTTGCTTCCCAGACAAATCTTCTTTCCATGAATGCCGCGATTGAAGCGGCCCATGCGGGAGACGCCGGGAAGGGTTTTGCCGTTGTAGCCGAGGAGATAAGAAGTCTGGCTGAATCAACTGCACAGAATTCCCTGAGTATTTCTGATACTCTGAACAAGCTTGTAGCCCAGATCAATAGGGCCGGTACTATCAGCCGTGAGAGCGGCGAGTCTTTCAGAGAGATTGAGAACGGTGCAGAAACAGTCTCTGAAGCCTTCACCGAAATACATAGAAATACGGATTCCCTTCTCAGCAGTTCAGAGCAGCTTTCACAGGCTACCAGGGACCTGCAGGAGATTTCTGCAGAGGCAACTGCCAGTGTCCATGAGATAGAGCTGGGCTCTGAAGATATAAATAAAGTTCTTCTGGATTCAAAGAGAATTGCCTCGGACCTGAGGGATGATATGCAGCAGCTTACCGATGAGTCCAGGGTCTCAAACTACAACCTGACAAAGGTCTCAGGATCTTATCTTAAAAGTAATGAAGCCATCCTTGAGATTATGGAAGCCCGTAGTCAGTATCTCGGGCAGAAGAACGAGCTTGAAAACAAACTCTTTATTTCTAATTTGATGGTGGCTCATGTTAACTGGATGGGACTGGCCAGATCCATCCTGGATGGAAAGCTGAATGAGAATGATATCAAAATCCTCGATGATAGACATTGCCGTCTTGGTAAATGGATCTACAGCCGTGGTGAAGAGTATATAGGAGACTCTGTTAAATATAATAAACTGAAGACTCTCCATAGCAGACTTCATGAAAGTGTTCACGAGATTGTAAAATTAAAAAATACCGGAAATTCTGCGGATGCTGAGATTGAGTTTCGTAGTTTGACTGAATTATCCCAGGAGATTGTTCAGATCATAATGACTCTGGGATACTCTGATTTTATCAGCTGGAATGATAATTTAAGTGTAAAAGTCAATGAATTTGATCAACATCATAAAAAATTATTGAAGCTGATTTCTGCACTCTTTGCCCGAATGGAGGAAGGATCAGGGAATGATGTACTTGCGAAGACTTTGAGTGAACTGATTGATTATACTGCATACCATTTCGGGGCCGAAGAAAAGAATTTCAAAGAGTATAATTATCCCGATTCTGAAGCTCATATTAAACAGCATAATATACTGGTAAGCAAGGCTAAAGATCTGCACCGGGGAATTACTGATAATGAGGGTGTACTGAGTATCGAGGTTCTTGATTTTCTGCAGGACTGGGTAGTTAATCATATTAATAAAACGGATAAAAAATATACAGAATTTTTTAAAGGAAAAAAGATCAGATTATAA